From the Streptomyces sp. NBC_00102 genome, the window CCTCTCCCTGGCCCTCGGACTGGCCGACGTCGTCACCCACGAAGCCGGCGGCAACCCCCTGGACACCCTCTTCATCGACGAAGGCTTCGGCACCCTCGACGAAGACACCCTCCACAAAGTCCTCGACGTCCTCGACTCCCTGCGCGCCCACGACCGCACCGTCGGCGTCATCAGCCACATCCCCGAACTACGCCGCCGCATCCCGCACCGACTCCACGTCCGCAAGAACCCCACCGGCTCCACCCTCGCCCACCTGACCGAAGCAGCCGAATAGCCTGACACCCACAGAGCAGAGAGCCCAGGGAACCCGTCCCCTCTGCAACGCCTGGCCGACCCAGTTGGAGCGGTACCCCCATGCCAGAGATCGCGCTGCGTCCGCACCAGCAGGAAGCCGTCACTGCCGCCGTCAAAGCACTGCACACCCGCTCCCGGGCCACCGTGGTCGCGGCCTGCGGTACAGGCAAAACCCTCATCGCCGCCCGCACCACAGCCCGCCTGGCTCCACACGGCAGGACTCTGGTCCTGCTGCCGACCCTGGACCTGCTGTCCCAGACGGCCCGCTCCTGGAACACAGCGGGCCGTAAAGGAAGGGCGGTCGCCGTCTGCTCGGCACGACAGGCCACCGACCACACCCCGGCAGGCAACCTGCCCATGACCACCAGCCCCGCCGAACTCACCGCCCTCACCACCGGCCAAGAGGGGGAGCCGGTGACCGTCTACGCCACATACGCCTCCCTGCCCGCCATCGTCACCGCCCACCAGGCCCACGGCCTACCCGCCTGGGCCCTGGTGGTCGTCGACGAGGCCCACCGCACTGCTGGCCGTCTCGGCAAAGCCTGGGCAGCCGTCCACCACGACGACCAGATCCCTGCCCACCACCGTCTCTACCTCACCGCCACCCCCCGCATCTGGGACGCCGACGCAGACGCCGACCAGAACGGAACAGCCGAGACCGTCGCGTCCATGGACGACGAGTCCCTCTTCGGCCCTGTCGCCTACCGCCTCACGCTCTCCGACGCCATCGACCTCGGACTGCTCGCCGACTACCAGATCCTCGTCCCCGTCATCGAAGACACCACCCTGCGCGACTGGCTCGCCACCGGCCCCGGCGCCGGCGTCGACGGTCTACGCCTGGCCGGCCGCCAGGTCGCCGTCCTCAAAGCCATCCACGACCACAAACTGCGCCGCGTCCTGACCTTCCACCACCGCGTCCAAGACGCTCGCGCCTTCGCCACCACGCTCCCCGACACTGCCGCCGCCCTCCCCACCGACCTGCAGCCCGACGGCCTGTGGTCACAGTGGATCAGCGGCACCCACCCACCCCGCGTCCGCCGCCGCATCCTTCTCGACTTTGCCGCCCACACCCACCCCGAACAACCCGCCGTCCTCGCCAACGCCCGCGTCCTTGGCGAAGGAATCGACGTCCCCTCCATCGACGCCGTCGTCTTTGCCGACCCCAAGAACAGCCCCGTCGATACCGTCCAGGCCGTCGGCCGCGCACTTCGCCAGCAACCCGGAGCCGGGAAGAAAGCCACCCTGATCGTCCCCGTCTACCTAACCCCCGACGAAGACCCCGACGATCTTCTTAGCGCCGACGCCTACACCCCCCTGTGGCGCACCATCCAGGCTCTCCGCGCCCACGACAGCCGCCTCGAGGCTCGCCTCGCCGACCCCCGTACCCACCGCCCCACCCTCACCGGCGAACCCGGCCACTGGCTCCACTTCGAGCGCCCCACAGGGGCCGACGAAGTCGCCCTTGCCCTCACTCTGCGCGTCCTCAAACCCAAAAGCGCCGAATGGCGCCGCGGCCTGGCCGCCGCCCGCCGCTACCACCGCACCCACCACCACCTCGACATCCCCCAGACATACGAGGACCCCGTCGGCTATCCACTCGGCCGATGGCTCACCTGGCAACGCCACCTCCACACTCAAACCGCTCTCGACACCACCCGCACCCACGCCCTCGAACAACTCGGCATCATCTGGAACCCCCGCCAACAAGCCTGGGACCGCGGCTTCACCCACGCAGCTGCCTACGCCACCACCCACGGACACCTCGCCGCCCCCGTCGACCACCACGACCCCGAAACCGGCTTCGCCCTCGGCCGCTGGCTCGCCACCCAACGCAAACGAGCCGACCAGCTCACCCCCGCCCGCACCCAGGCCCTAGCGGACCTCGACCCGCACTGGAACCCGCCTTGGCCCTTGACCTGGCAACGCAATTACCACACCGCAAAACGCCACCACGAGGCCGGCCACGCGCTCACCACCATCCCCCGCACCTTCGCGACCGACAACGGTATCCGTCTGGGGCAATGGCTCCACACCCAACACCACAAGCCACCCACCCATCCAGACCAGATCAACCTCCTGACCACCCTGGGCCTGCACACCGCCAGTGCACCCGCCGTCTCAACGGGTCCGATCACGCCGTCCACGCGGGAGCGGAACTTCCAACGCGGACTCGACGCAGCGCAGTCGTTCCGGGAACGCAAAGGCCATCTCGACGTGCCACAGCGCCATGTCGAAGACCTGCCCGACGGCACAGTGGTGCGTCTGGGGCTATGGCTCACTAACACCCGACGTCGATGGCACAGCCTGCCCCCTGAACGCCGCAAAGCACTTGCCAGCATGGGGATTCAGCCCCCGTGCCCGCCTGCCGAGCCCCAAAAACGAGGTTGACGCTACGTGCGGACACCGCCTCACAGCCGAGAGGCGAGTCCGGAAGTATGGTGCGGCTCTGACCCACCCACACCTCGCGCAGATAGGCCAGCAGTCAAACGCCAGTGCGCCACACTTTCAGGAGCCGCCCCGGCCCGAGATCTCCACCAACGCCGTGTTCCATCCACGCCAGAGCCGCCAATGTCACACCTGCCCCCTATCGTTCCGAGAATGATGCACAGCGCCGCCTCCAGAGCCCGACGCACACGCTGCGGCCAGGAAACGAGCCCTGAATACCGAGGCGGAAACCGACGATGACCCTCTGTGACTTCGAGGGCTGCGGGCGACCCTCACGCGCCAAGTTCGGAGGCCTGTGCGCCGGTCACTACACACAGCGCAACATGGGCCAGCCGCTGCGGCCCTTGCGCCACGTACGCAGACCTGAAGCGGCCAAGCCTCCCTGCTCCTTCAGTACCTGCTCGAACCTCAGCCGTGCTCAGGGCCTCTGCGGCGGCCACTACGCCCAAGCCAGAGCCGGTAAACCGCTGACCCCGCTCAGAACCCGGCGCCCTAACGGACCGGCTCCCTCCCAGTGCGACGTCGACAACTGCACCCGGCCTCACCATGCCGGCGGCTTGTGCCGCCCCCATCACAGACAACGCGCCAACGGGGAAGACCTCCAAGTGCCCTCCCCTGACAGTCCGGTGTGCCGCTTCCCCACCTGCACACAGAAGGCCGTTGCCCGCGGACTGTGCAACGGGCACTACATGCAAGAAGCAACCGGAAGGCCCCTGGCGCCACTGCGCGAGCGAACGGTGAACAACCCGGCCACGTGCACATTCACCGACTGCGACCGGCCGTATTACGCGAAACTGCTGTGCCGCTCGCATTACACCCAGCAATGGCGCAACGAACCTCTGCGACCGCTGCTCCTGGACGACAGACCCGAGCACGAGCGTCCCGAGCACTGCACATTCCCAGCCTGCCAACGCCCATGCAAGGGACGCAGCGGACTGTGCAACGGGCACTACACACAACGCCAGCGCGGACAAGACCTCCGCCCTCTGGGCACCTTCACACCCGCCGGCACTCGACGAGACCCCTGCGCCTTCCCCGGATGTGACAAACCATCCAAGACCCAGCAATGGTGCACCGGCCACTACACCCAGGCACTACGCGGCCAGGAAATGCGCCCGCTGCGCGTCAAGCAAGCTGAAAGCCCGTGCGGTTTCGAGGGATGCTCCCGACATGCGCGAACCGCTGGCCTGTGCGGCGCCCATTACTCGCAAGGCCGAAGGGGCCCCATGAGACCCCTGCCGGTGCAACCGTCCACCCAGTGCAGTTTCGAGGTGTGCGACCTTCCGGCCGAGGCCCGAGGGCTCTGCTCGGCTCACTACAGCCAGGACCGCGCGGGCCGACCCCTGACCGCCTTGAAGAAACCCGCAGACCGAAACTGCTCCTACCCGGGCTGCAACAAGCACGCCACCACCCGAGGCTGGTGCCCGGGCCACTACACCCAGCACCGCCAGGGACGCGACATGCGCCCTCTCCACATCCCCGGTCAACTCTGCACCTTCGAAGGCTGCAACAAGCCCCAGGACACGCGCGGATGGTGCAGGGCGCACTACACACAATCCCAGAGAGGCGATGAACTGAAGCCGCTGCAGGAGCCCAAGATCGCTTGCACCTTCGAAGGATGCGACAGACCACACCTAGCCCAGGGGCTGTGCCGCGCCCACTACACGCAACGCCGCAAAGGACGTGACCTGCAGCCTGTCCGCAGCGTCCGTGATCCCCAGTACCTTGCCCAACTGCGGGAACAGGGCACCAGCGAATGCAGAGCCTGCGCCAGAATCCTTCCGGTCGAAGCATTCAAAGTGCGTGGAGACGGCCTACCACAGCCGTACTGCCCCTCCTGCGCATCCCTGCGGAGTCAGTCGAAAAAGTTCAACGTCACCGTTGAGTTCCTTACTCAACTTGCCCAGGCACAGGACGAGGCCTGTGCCATCTGCCGTATCCCCAAGGGACAGACTGCGTGGCACTTGGACCATGATCACCGCTGCTGTCCTGGTCAGGAGAAATGCGGTAGCTGCGTCCGCGGCCTGCTCTGCCATGCGTGCAACACCCGGGGGCTTGCTTGGTACGAACAACTCCCCGACCACCTGCGCACGTTCAAACTCCTCGATGACTACCTGGATAAACCGCCAGCCAAGGTACTGCAGAGCACCAGGAGTCGACCCCGAGGGGAACTCTGACTGACTCAAGGAGGTCTGGTGGGTCCCTTGCCGGCGGGCGGGAACCATGTGAAGGACCCGCGGATGACCGCCGGCCTTCGGGCAGCGTCCCCCGACATCGCCCAGCGCTCAGGTTGGTGCTTTGCGCTCTCCGCTTTCGCGGTGGCCCTTGATTGTGGACGAGCATGAGGCCGGCCGGACGCGGGCACAGCTCGCGTGCTTCAAGACGACCACTGCCAGTGCTCGCCCAAATCGAAGGTGCCATAGGGCGCCTACGTCTTGATATCGAAGGTAGACAAGGGGTTCTGTCGCGTAATTTCAGGAATCAACTCCGCTCCCGGCCGGCGGCAGCGATCTTGCGGAGCCAGCGGATGAGGAGGCAACAGGCCCACGACGACGGGATCGTCAGTCCCGGTAGACCAGGCGATCAGGCTGACAAGGAGGAGCGAGAAACCGCCGAGGGCGTGGCCACGCTGACCGCACTGCTTGCCCATGCCCTCGCCCCATCGGGTTCGGCCTGGAGGCGGAAGTCAACCAGTAGTACATAGCCGAGTTGGCGGCGGAGACGGACGGGCGCGGGCATCGCCTGGTGGTCCGCAACGGCCGCCACCGGCCCCGGACGGTGGCGACCGCGGACGGCCCGGTGGAGGTGACTGCGCCGCGGGTGAACGACCGCCGCGTCGATGAGGCTACCGGCGAACGGAAGCGGTTCTCCTCGAAGATTCTGGCGCCGTGGTGCCGCAGGTCACCCAAGGTTTCCGAGGTCCTGCCGCTGCTCTACCTCCACGGTCTGTCCTCGGGGGACTCCGTGCCGGCGTTGGAACAGTTCCTCGGCTCGGCCGCCGGGCTGTCGCCGGCAACCGTGACCCGGCTGACAAAGCAGTGGGGCGACGACCACACAGTCGTGCGTGATCAGCTCGGCGCGCTGGTCGACGCACTCAAGACGTCCCACCGGCCCGGCGTCCTGTGCGAGGCCGCCGTCGACCTCTTCCAGCTATCCGGCGAGCTCGCGTTCGACAGCAACCGGTACACCGACGCCGCAGCCGCCTACACGCTCGCCGCGTCGGCCACCAGCAACGCCCGCTCATATGACCTGTGGGCATGCGCGCTGGTGCGCCACGCCTACGTGGGCGTCTACGGGCGCCGGTACCGCGAGGCCGCCGAGATCCTGGAGGTAGCCCGGCGGGTCGCGCTGCGGGGCGACAGCGCACTGTCCACACGGCATTGGGTGGCGGCCGTCCAGGCCGAGGCGTATGCGGGCCTCGGCGACTTCGACGCGTGCGAGAGGGCGCTCGATGAGGCTCTACTCGTCGTCGACCTGGGCGACGGCGCCCATAACGGCGGATGGTTGCGGTTCGACGGCTCCCGGTTGGCCGAGGAGCGCGGGGCCCGCTACGTGCAGCTCGGTCGCCTCGACCTCGCCGAGACTGCACTGAAGAGCGCCCTGGAGTCGGCTGACCTGACGCAGGGACAGTCGTTCCGCCGGCGGGGCGCCGTGCTCGTCGACCTCGCGTCGATCGGGGCGAGACGGCATGACGCTGAGCAGGTAGCGGTGTACGGGACTGAAGCTCTCCAGCTCGCTCGTCAATCCGGATCCGGATACGTCGCCCATAGACTCCAGGCCCTGCACGCTGATCTCACCGACCTGGGCCGGGATCGCCGCGTTGCCGACCTACGCGCCGAGATCAGCGATTTGTGCACCACATGACGAGAGGGGACCAGGGATGAGCGAGGGCGCGAAGGTGTTCCGCGAGGCGTGGATCGCAGGGGTGCGCGAGCACTTCCCCGGCGAGCCGAAGGCTGGATACGTGACGCCGTGGGAGGACACCCCCGACTGGGAGCGCGCGGCCGCGGGCGCCGTCTTCGAGCAGGTGCG encodes:
- a CDS encoding transposase, whose protein sequence is MAELAAETDGRGHRLVVRNGRHRPRTVATADGPVEVTAPRVNDRRVDEATGERKRFSSKILAPWCRRSPKVSEVLPLLYLHGLSSGDSVPALEQFLGSAAGLSPATVTRLTKQWGDDHTVVRDQLGALVDALKTSHRPGVLCEAAVDLFQLSGELAFDSNRYTDAAAAYTLAASATSNARSYDLWACALVRHAYVGVYGRRYREAAEILEVARRVALRGDSALSTRHWVAAVQAEAYAGLGDFDACERALDEALLVVDLGDGAHNGGWLRFDGSRLAEERGARYVQLGRLDLAETALKSALESADLTQGQSFRRRGAVLVDLASIGARRHDAEQVAVYGTEALQLARQSGSGYVAHRLQALHADLTDLGRDRRVADLRAEISDLCTT
- a CDS encoding DEAD/DEAH box helicase; this encodes MPEIALRPHQQEAVTAAVKALHTRSRATVVAACGTGKTLIAARTTARLAPHGRTLVLLPTLDLLSQTARSWNTAGRKGRAVAVCSARQATDHTPAGNLPMTTSPAELTALTTGQEGEPVTVYATYASLPAIVTAHQAHGLPAWALVVVDEAHRTAGRLGKAWAAVHHDDQIPAHHRLYLTATPRIWDADADADQNGTAETVASMDDESLFGPVAYRLTLSDAIDLGLLADYQILVPVIEDTTLRDWLATGPGAGVDGLRLAGRQVAVLKAIHDHKLRRVLTFHHRVQDARAFATTLPDTAAALPTDLQPDGLWSQWISGTHPPRVRRRILLDFAAHTHPEQPAVLANARVLGEGIDVPSIDAVVFADPKNSPVDTVQAVGRALRQQPGAGKKATLIVPVYLTPDEDPDDLLSADAYTPLWRTIQALRAHDSRLEARLADPRTHRPTLTGEPGHWLHFERPTGADEVALALTLRVLKPKSAEWRRGLAAARRYHRTHHHLDIPQTYEDPVGYPLGRWLTWQRHLHTQTALDTTRTHALEQLGIIWNPRQQAWDRGFTHAAAYATTHGHLAAPVDHHDPETGFALGRWLATQRKRADQLTPARTQALADLDPHWNPPWPLTWQRNYHTAKRHHEAGHALTTIPRTFATDNGIRLGQWLHTQHHKPPTHPDQINLLTTLGLHTASAPAVSTGPITPSTRERNFQRGLDAAQSFRERKGHLDVPQRHVEDLPDGTVVRLGLWLTNTRRRWHSLPPERRKALASMGIQPPCPPAEPQKRG
- a CDS encoding endonuclease domain-containing protein encodes the protein MRPLHIPGQLCTFEGCNKPQDTRGWCRAHYTQSQRGDELKPLQEPKIACTFEGCDRPHLAQGLCRAHYTQRRKGRDLQPVRSVRDPQYLAQLREQGTSECRACARILPVEAFKVRGDGLPQPYCPSCASLRSQSKKFNVTVEFLTQLAQAQDEACAICRIPKGQTAWHLDHDHRCCPGQEKCGSCVRGLLCHACNTRGLAWYEQLPDHLRTFKLLDDYLDKPPAKVLQSTRSRPRGEL